One window of Pseudomonas sp. ML2-2023-3 genomic DNA carries:
- a CDS encoding L-fuconate dehydratase has protein sequence MSTLITQVAVRDIRFPTSRSMDGSDAMNSTSDYSATYVTLHTDSGDGLEGHGLTFTIGRGNDLCVAAVKELAKLFVTGRTLESITGNFGAYWHEIVAGDCQLRWVGPEKGVVHLATAAIINALWDLWAKKEGKPVWKLLADMSPEELVRCVDFTFITDALTPQEAIAMLRRAAPGKAEREQQMLREGYPGYTTAAGWLGYSEEKMRRLAREAVDAGWTHLKQKVGADIEQDMRRAQILREELGWDRKLMMDANQTWDVDEAVSNMRRLAEFDPWWIEEPTSPDDVLGHAAIRQRIHPIGVATGEHAHNRVMFKQFFQAGALDFCQLDPARLGGLNEVLAVVLMAAKFGVPVCPHGGGVGLCQYSQNIVLFDYIAVSASLEKRVLEYVDHLHENFLEPIVIRRGRYMPPQQPGYSVTMKQSSLEHFEYPNGPEWQDQHQG, from the coding sequence ATGTCTACCCTTATTACCCAGGTCGCTGTTCGCGATATTCGCTTTCCTACTTCCAGAAGCATGGACGGCTCGGATGCGATGAATTCGACGTCGGACTACTCAGCCACCTATGTCACCTTGCACACCGATTCGGGCGACGGCCTGGAAGGGCACGGCCTGACATTCACCATCGGGCGCGGTAACGATTTGTGCGTTGCCGCGGTCAAGGAACTGGCCAAGCTGTTTGTCACCGGTCGTACCCTGGAAAGCATCACCGGCAACTTCGGGGCCTACTGGCATGAAATCGTTGCCGGTGACTGCCAGCTGCGCTGGGTCGGCCCGGAAAAAGGGGTGGTGCACCTGGCCACCGCGGCCATCATCAACGCGCTGTGGGACCTGTGGGCCAAGAAGGAGGGCAAGCCGGTCTGGAAGCTGCTTGCCGACATGAGCCCCGAAGAGCTGGTGCGCTGCGTCGACTTCACGTTTATCACCGATGCCCTGACGCCACAGGAAGCCATAGCGATGTTGCGTCGCGCGGCACCGGGCAAGGCCGAGCGGGAGCAACAGATGCTGCGCGAAGGCTACCCCGGCTATACCACCGCTGCCGGCTGGCTGGGTTATTCCGAAGAAAAAATGCGCCGCCTGGCTCGTGAGGCGGTGGACGCAGGCTGGACCCATCTCAAGCAGAAGGTGGGTGCCGATATCGAGCAAGACATGCGCCGCGCCCAGATCCTGCGTGAGGAACTGGGTTGGGATCGCAAACTGATGATGGACGCCAACCAGACCTGGGACGTGGACGAGGCGGTCAGCAACATGCGGCGTCTGGCCGAGTTCGATCCCTGGTGGATTGAAGAACCCACCAGCCCGGACGACGTGCTCGGTCACGCGGCGATTCGCCAGCGCATCCACCCGATCGGCGTGGCCACCGGTGAGCATGCGCACAACCGGGTCATGTTCAAGCAGTTCTTCCAGGCCGGTGCCCTGGACTTCTGTCAGCTCGACCCGGCGCGCCTGGGTGGCCTGAACGAAGTGCTGGCAGTGGTGTTGATGGCCGCCAAGTTCGGTGTGCCCGTGTGTCCCCATGGCGGGGGTGTCGGCTTGTGCCAGTACTCGCAAAACATTGTGCTGTTCGATTACATCGCGGTCTCGGCGTCGCTGGAGAAACGCGTGCTGGAATACGTGGATCACCTGCACGAAAACTTCCTCGAACCGATCGTGATACGCCGCGGACGTTACATGCCGCCCCAACAGCCGGGATACAGCGTGACGATGAAACAATCGTCCCTGGAGCACTTTGAGTACCCCAATGGCCCGGAGTGGCAAGACCAGCATCAGGGCTGA
- a CDS encoding FCD domain-containing protein, whose amino-acid sequence MVSSFPAPERKLYQKIADRLREYIVQGDFKVGSRLPPERDLTQLLGVSRPSLREALIALEIEGSIEIKMGSGVYVAARVPEGGARTVTLGESPTELMQARALIEGEAVVLACMHGKKSDYRYLKDCIDAMRESIKANRPPLDDDRKFHHRLAKMTGNSALVRIITSLFDERHSPISSHLSEHSENPGTWDAAVIEHESILHALECKDVIAAQTAIRQHLLRSEARWLGALEAE is encoded by the coding sequence ATGGTCTCCTCCTTTCCTGCTCCAGAGCGCAAGCTCTACCAGAAAATCGCCGACAGGCTTCGTGAATACATCGTTCAGGGCGACTTCAAGGTCGGCTCGCGCTTGCCTCCTGAACGCGACTTGACGCAGTTGCTGGGGGTGTCACGGCCTTCGTTGAGGGAGGCGCTGATTGCCCTGGAAATAGAAGGCAGTATCGAAATCAAGATGGGCTCCGGGGTCTATGTTGCCGCGCGCGTGCCCGAGGGCGGCGCACGCACGGTGACCCTGGGTGAGAGCCCCACCGAACTGATGCAGGCGCGGGCACTGATCGAAGGCGAGGCCGTGGTGCTGGCCTGCATGCACGGGAAGAAAAGCGATTACCGCTACCTCAAGGACTGCATCGACGCCATGCGTGAGAGCATCAAGGCCAATCGGCCGCCTCTGGATGACGACCGCAAGTTTCACCATCGCCTGGCGAAAATGACCGGCAACTCCGCGCTGGTGCGGATCATTACGTCGTTGTTCGACGAGCGCCACAGCCCGATTTCATCGCACCTTAGCGAACACTCCGAAAACCCCGGGACCTGGGATGCCGCCGTGATCGAGCACGAATCGATCCTGCACGCCCTGGAGTGCAAGGACGTGATCGCTGCGCAGACAGCCATCCGCCAGCATTTGCTGCGCTCAGAAGCCCGTTGGCTGGGGGCGCTGGAGGCGGAGTGA
- a CDS encoding methyl-accepting chemotaxis protein — translation MPLSSSSMTLSSREKHWLPWFGKTGKIMMGWSCWLNRAAYPVIEQTFEAIAETRVQLLQNWTREQWEHLAELAESLAGDFAQLDSTSLTDKLAQAEDFSELFVLDTRANVLASTWSRRASTSLEHARALAEGLKAPFLQGPYCDPLTLQIGPSSSRFHDEVTLMFYQPIKVGATVLGCLCGRVPNDVLGDLIQREAGHIFAESGDNYLFMAQSRFDPAIAPGTALSRSRFEDGTFTHGENLKSGVQTPWRTVQIQRHTELELRFTDPATQQLHAGVRETIRTGSNLFVTYPGYSDYRHIPVVGKGVTFQLPGSPDRWGMMCEADLEEVYRRRSLSYGLMKPYLATMAGLFACNYVVRHYSGLGQDMIDAAEILSMVCAAVLFSRWGPKRLAARLNVMTGVIMTIAEGEGNLRQRLDTTKMANDETGDMGRWINSFIDHLDSVVGQVVKASSTVGSTNRMMLGRSQQASVTSAEVGEAVHRMMIIVEDQLGEIQQASASAEHMKQAMDEVVARAREQFLAVQEGTQSIRDVVERSSSSVQLLDSKMTQIGNITGLISAITHQTNLLALNAAIEAARAGEHGRGFAVVADEVRSLASRTSRAAEDIRHMVEGLQSETQRAVSFMEEGVKDVDNSLRLAEDASSENVHLHQAVESMFAIIQQLNMRSLDYGRTIKQVDHSSTQMRQTVVMLQNSAETVRLNANKLQKLVGQFEVSRVLVKA, via the coding sequence ATGCCGCTATCCAGCAGTTCCATGACGCTGTCCTCTCGAGAGAAGCACTGGCTACCCTGGTTCGGCAAAACCGGAAAAATCATGATGGGCTGGTCGTGCTGGCTTAATCGTGCGGCTTACCCTGTGATTGAACAGACATTCGAAGCCATCGCAGAAACCCGTGTGCAGTTGTTGCAAAACTGGACTCGCGAGCAATGGGAGCACCTGGCTGAACTGGCAGAAAGCCTGGCCGGTGACTTTGCCCAACTCGATAGCACTTCGCTGACGGACAAGCTCGCTCAGGCAGAAGACTTTTCAGAATTATTTGTGCTGGATACCCGCGCCAATGTCCTGGCCTCGACCTGGAGTCGGCGCGCGAGCACCAGTCTGGAACATGCACGGGCATTGGCAGAAGGCTTGAAGGCGCCGTTTCTGCAGGGGCCTTACTGCGACCCGCTGACCTTGCAGATCGGCCCGTCTTCTTCCCGCTTTCACGATGAAGTGACGTTGATGTTCTATCAGCCGATCAAGGTCGGCGCCACCGTGCTGGGCTGCCTGTGCGGTCGCGTACCCAACGATGTGCTGGGTGATCTGATCCAGCGCGAGGCCGGGCACATCTTTGCCGAGTCCGGTGACAACTACCTGTTCATGGCCCAGTCCCGTTTTGACCCGGCCATTGCGCCAGGGACCGCCTTGTCCCGATCGCGCTTCGAGGACGGTACATTCACCCATGGAGAAAACCTCAAAAGCGGGGTGCAAACGCCCTGGAGAACCGTCCAGATACAGCGCCATACCGAGCTGGAACTGCGCTTCACCGACCCTGCCACGCAGCAACTGCACGCAGGTGTTCGCGAGACCATCCGTACGGGTTCCAACCTGTTCGTGACCTATCCCGGTTATTCGGACTACCGGCACATTCCGGTGGTGGGCAAGGGCGTCACGTTTCAGTTGCCGGGTTCACCGGATCGCTGGGGCATGATGTGCGAGGCCGACCTGGAGGAAGTCTATCGTCGGCGCTCCCTCAGTTATGGCTTGATGAAGCCGTACCTTGCGACCATGGCAGGCCTGTTTGCCTGCAACTACGTGGTCCGGCATTACAGTGGCCTGGGCCAGGACATGATTGATGCCGCCGAAATTCTGAGCATGGTGTGTGCGGCAGTGCTGTTCAGTCGGTGGGGGCCAAAAAGACTGGCTGCCAGGTTGAACGTGATGACGGGCGTGATCATGACCATCGCCGAGGGTGAGGGCAACCTGCGCCAGCGACTGGACACCACGAAAATGGCCAATGACGAAACCGGGGACATGGGGCGCTGGATCAACAGCTTCATCGACCATCTGGACTCGGTGGTCGGCCAGGTGGTGAAAGCCAGCAGCACGGTCGGCAGCACCAACCGGATGATGCTGGGGCGTAGCCAGCAAGCCAGTGTGACGTCTGCCGAGGTCGGCGAAGCGGTTCATCGCATGATGATTATCGTCGAAGACCAATTGGGCGAGATCCAGCAGGCCTCGGCCAGTGCCGAGCACATGAAGCAGGCAATGGATGAAGTTGTCGCACGTGCCCGCGAACAGTTTCTTGCCGTACAGGAAGGCACGCAGTCCATCAGGGATGTGGTTGAGCGTTCATCTTCGAGCGTGCAGTTGCTCGACAGCAAGATGACTCAGATTGGCAACATCACCGGTCTGATCAGCGCCATCACCCATCAGACCAATCTGCTGGCGCTCAATGCTGCCATTGAAGCTGCGCGAGCGGGGGAGCATGGGCGGGGATTTGCGGTGGTTGCCGATGAAGTGCGAAGCCTGGCCTCACGCACATCGCGCGCGGCAGAAGACATCAGGCACATGGTCGAAGGTTTGCAGAGCGAAACGCAAAGAGCGGTCAGCTTCATGGAAGAGGGCGTCAAGGACGTCGATAACAGCTTGCGCCTGGCCGAAGATGCGTCCTCGGAAAACGTACACCTGCACCAGGCGGTTGAAAGCATGTTTGCGATCATCCAGCAACTCAACATGCGCAGCCTCGATTATGGCAGGACGATCAAGCAGGTCGACCATAGCTCCACGCAAATGCGCCAGACTGTTGTGATGCTGCAAAACAGTGCTGAAACCGTGCGGCTCAATGCCAATAAACTGCAAAAACTGGTGGGGCAGTTTGAAGTGAGTCGAGTGCTGGTGAAGGCTTAA
- a CDS encoding oligopeptide/dipeptide ABC transporter ATP-binding protein, translating into MNSALIYPAIDTGPEILKLTDVRVRFPVSNDWLGRPRGYAHALNGIDLQVRAGETLGIVGESGCGKSTLAQLLMGLLKPSSGELSWANGQNGEGSSNVQIVFQDPQSSLNPRLPIWRIITEPLYARGMRSREQMRSIAAKVAAQVGIRPEYLDRFAHQFSGGQRQRIAIARALSSDPDIIVLDEPTSALDISVQAQILNLLAELQQARNLTYILISHNVSVVRHMADRVAVMYLGQIVELGSAAQVLEQPRHPYTRLLFEAVPRLGVPLLAEQVAAPTELPGNRNLPEGCFFLERCGLNREGCKQPQVMRGGQHQQVRCHVQD; encoded by the coding sequence ATGAACAGTGCGCTGATTTACCCTGCAATCGACACGGGACCCGAGATTCTCAAGCTGACCGACGTTCGCGTGCGCTTCCCCGTCAGCAATGACTGGCTGGGCCGTCCCCGGGGCTACGCCCACGCACTCAACGGCATCGACCTTCAAGTCCGGGCCGGGGAAACCCTGGGCATCGTTGGCGAGTCGGGGTGCGGCAAAAGCACCCTGGCCCAATTGCTCATGGGCCTGCTCAAGCCCAGCAGCGGTGAACTGAGCTGGGCCAACGGACAAAATGGCGAGGGCAGCAGTAACGTCCAGATCGTGTTCCAGGACCCGCAATCGTCCCTGAACCCTCGCCTGCCCATCTGGCGCATCATCACCGAACCGCTGTACGCCCGAGGCATGCGCTCACGCGAGCAGATGCGCAGCATTGCCGCCAAAGTCGCTGCCCAGGTGGGCATCCGCCCGGAATACCTGGACCGTTTTGCGCACCAGTTTTCCGGTGGCCAGCGCCAGCGCATTGCGATCGCCAGGGCCTTGTCATCAGACCCTGACATCATCGTCCTCGACGAACCGACCTCTGCCCTGGACATCTCGGTGCAGGCCCAGATCCTCAACTTGCTGGCCGAACTGCAGCAGGCGCGCAACCTGACCTACATCCTGATTTCCCACAACGTTTCGGTCGTACGCCATATGGCTGATCGGGTGGCGGTCATGTACCTGGGACAGATCGTCGAACTGGGCAGTGCCGCCCAGGTTCTGGAGCAGCCGCGTCACCCTTACACACGCCTGCTGTTCGAAGCCGTGCCGCGACTGGGTGTACCGTTGCTTGCCGAGCAAGTGGCGGCACCTACCGAGTTGCCGGGCAACAGGAACCTGCCCGAGGGTTGTTTTTTCCTTGAGCGCTGTGGTTTGAACAGAGAGGGCTGCAAGCAGCCTCAAGTGATGCGCGGAGGTCAACACCAGCAAGTCAGGTGCCACGTACAGGACTGA
- a CDS encoding oligopeptide/dipeptide ABC transporter ATP-binding protein, which translates to MTTCNPVLAIDNLSLEFPAYKSSVKALNGVSLHVNPGEIVGVVGESGSGKSVTAMLSMRLLPERSYRITSGSLSMLNRDMLSAPEKDLLKIRGRDAAMIFQEPMTALNPTRRIGRQMLDVIIHHQKISISAAHAKAVALLRDMHIASPEQVLESYPFELSGGMRQRVMIALAFSCEPQLLIADEPTTALDVTVQRQVLLLLREKARQKGTAILLITHDMALVSQFCDRVYVMYTGAVVEQGLTAEVMSNPRHPYTQGLLSGLPEMVEPGQPLMTIPGQVPNLSQLPTGCTFAERCTQAMPVCAKRPVLTAINRDEQRKSACWLAQEELS; encoded by the coding sequence ATGACTACGTGCAATCCTGTGCTGGCCATCGACAACTTGAGCCTTGAGTTCCCTGCCTACAAGAGCAGCGTCAAGGCGCTGAACGGTGTGTCCCTGCACGTCAACCCCGGCGAAATAGTCGGCGTGGTCGGCGAGTCCGGATCGGGCAAGTCCGTGACCGCGATGCTGAGCATGCGGCTGCTTCCCGAACGCAGCTATCGCATCACCTCCGGCAGCCTGAGCATGCTCAACCGCGACATGCTCAGCGCACCTGAAAAAGACTTGCTGAAAATTCGTGGTCGCGATGCGGCCATGATCTTCCAGGAGCCGATGACCGCCCTGAATCCGACCCGTCGAATTGGCCGGCAAATGCTCGACGTCATCATTCACCACCAGAAGATCAGCATCAGTGCTGCCCACGCCAAGGCGGTCGCCCTGCTGCGCGACATGCACATCGCCAGCCCCGAGCAGGTGCTGGAAAGCTACCCGTTCGAACTGTCCGGTGGCATGCGCCAGCGGGTGATGATTGCGCTGGCGTTCTCGTGCGAGCCGCAACTGCTGATCGCCGATGAGCCCACCACCGCCCTCGACGTGACGGTGCAACGCCAGGTGCTGTTGTTGCTGCGCGAAAAGGCCCGGCAAAAAGGCACGGCCATCCTGTTGATCACCCACGACATGGCGCTGGTGTCGCAGTTCTGCGACCGGGTCTACGTGATGTACACCGGGGCAGTGGTAGAACAGGGCCTGACCGCCGAGGTCATGAGCAATCCCCGTCACCCTTACACCCAGGGTTTGCTCAGTGGCCTGCCCGAGATGGTCGAGCCTGGACAGCCACTCATGACCATTCCCGGACAAGTCCCCAACCTTTCACAACTGCCCACCGGTTGCACCTTCGCCGAGCGCTGCACACAGGCCATGCCGGTGTGCGCAAAACGCCCGGTGCTGACCGCCATCAACCGGGATGAGCAACGCAAGAGCGCGTGCTGGCTGGCGCAAGAGGAGCTTTCGTGA
- the ddpC gene encoding D,D-dipeptide ABC transporter permease, whose translation MSVPLSATHGPQWREKLTYLAYQVRRSPLTMAGLVITLMVVASMIFAPWLASHDPNALNLAERLAPPSAEHWFGTDEVGRDLFSRVLYGSQQSVGVGLFVAFSSCFIGGLLGCFSGVIGGRFDALTMRLMDIMLSVPSLVLIMALAAALGASLFNAMLAITLVRIPSYVRLARGQALGIRQMGYVKAAETFGARRWHMVHWHVARNAMPPLLVQLSLDIGSAILMASALGFIGLGAQQPTAEWGAMVATGRNYILDNWWYSTFPGLAILITATGFNLLGDGVRDLLDPRQQGK comes from the coding sequence ATGTCGGTCCCCCTTAGCGCAACACACGGCCCGCAATGGCGTGAAAAACTGACCTACCTGGCCTATCAGGTCCGCCGCAGCCCGCTGACCATGGCGGGCCTGGTGATCACCTTGATGGTCGTGGCGTCCATGATCTTCGCCCCCTGGCTGGCCAGCCACGACCCCAACGCCCTGAACCTGGCCGAGCGTCTGGCACCACCGTCCGCCGAGCACTGGTTCGGCACCGATGAAGTGGGCCGGGACCTGTTCAGCCGAGTGCTTTACGGCAGCCAGCAGTCAGTGGGGGTTGGCCTGTTCGTGGCCTTTTCATCGTGTTTCATCGGCGGCCTGCTGGGTTGTTTTTCCGGAGTGATCGGCGGGCGCTTTGACGCCCTGACCATGCGCTTGATGGACATCATGCTCTCGGTCCCATCACTGGTGCTGATCATGGCCCTAGCCGCCGCACTGGGTGCCAGCCTGTTCAATGCCATGCTGGCAATCACCCTGGTGCGAATTCCCTCCTATGTCCGCCTGGCACGCGGCCAGGCGCTGGGCATCCGCCAGATGGGCTACGTGAAGGCCGCCGAGACGTTCGGCGCCAGGCGCTGGCACATGGTGCACTGGCACGTCGCCCGCAACGCCATGCCGCCCTTGCTGGTGCAACTGAGCCTGGACATCGGCAGCGCCATCCTGATGGCTTCAGCCCTGGGTTTTATTGGCCTGGGCGCACAGCAGCCTACGGCTGAATGGGGCGCAATGGTCGCCACGGGACGCAACTACATCCTGGATAACTGGTGGTACTCCACCTTTCCGGGGCTGGCGATATTGATCACCGCCACCGGTTTCAACTTGCTGGGCGATGGCGTGCGCGATCTGCTCGACCCACGCCAACAGGGGAAATGA
- a CDS encoding ABC transporter permease, which produces MAFLTLLRKRLLGLLLVVFGVSLITFTISHLIPGDPARLIAGDRASDALVAGIRHQLGLDLPLYQQYGRYVLDLVQGDLGTSIRTNRPVLEDLQAFFPATLELALVALFFAILVGVPLGVLSAVYHNRAIDQIARTLAVTGISTPAFWLGLGAIVLFYGHLGWLPGGGRLSEGLTPPTTITGFYLIDSLLAGNFTLFFDALKHLILPAATLGFVTLGVISRQIRSAMLDQLGEDYIRTARAYGLSRWTVILRHALPNALIPSVTVLGLTLGDLLYGAVLTETVFAWPGMGAYVVKSIQSLDFPAVMGFAILVSFIYVLLNMAIDLLYRVIDPRIGEVN; this is translated from the coding sequence ATGGCCTTCCTGACGTTGTTGCGCAAGCGCCTGCTTGGCCTGTTACTGGTCGTGTTCGGTGTCTCGCTGATTACCTTTACCATCTCCCACCTGATTCCCGGCGACCCCGCCCGGTTGATCGCCGGTGACCGTGCCAGCGATGCGCTGGTCGCCGGTATCCGCCATCAACTGGGGCTGGACTTGCCCCTGTACCAGCAATACGGCCGCTACGTGCTGGACCTGGTCCAGGGTGATCTCGGCACATCGATCCGTACCAACCGCCCGGTACTGGAAGATCTACAGGCGTTCTTCCCGGCGACCCTGGAACTGGCCCTGGTGGCGTTGTTCTTCGCCATCCTGGTCGGCGTGCCGCTGGGCGTGCTGTCGGCGGTCTACCACAACCGCGCCATCGATCAGATCGCACGCACACTGGCCGTGACCGGCATTTCTACTCCGGCGTTCTGGCTCGGCCTGGGCGCCATCGTGCTGTTTTATGGCCACCTTGGCTGGCTGCCCGGCGGTGGTCGCCTGTCCGAAGGGCTCACGCCACCGACGACCATCACCGGCTTCTACCTGATCGACTCCCTGCTGGCCGGTAACTTCACCCTGTTTTTCGATGCACTCAAGCACTTGATCCTGCCCGCGGCCACCCTCGGTTTCGTGACCCTAGGCGTCATCTCGCGGCAGATCCGCTCCGCCATGCTCGATCAACTGGGCGAGGACTATATCCGTACCGCCCGGGCCTATGGCCTGTCGCGCTGGACCGTGATCCTGCGCCACGCCCTGCCCAATGCGCTGATTCCGTCAGTAACCGTTCTGGGCCTGACCCTGGGCGACCTGCTCTACGGCGCAGTCCTGACCGAAACCGTATTTGCCTGGCCGGGCATGGGTGCCTATGTCGTCAAGTCGATCCAGTCCCTGGATTTCCCGGCGGTGATGGGCTTCGCCATCCTGGTGTCGTTTATCTATGTACTGCTGAACATGGCCATCGATCTGCTGTACCGCGTGATCGATCCACGCATTGGCGAGGTGAATTGA
- a CDS encoding ABC transporter substrate-binding protein, translating into MTLIKTVNRSTASRTLKLLPGLLCAALSLGAWQAATAATAQDTLVIGKPADPQTLDPAVTFDNNDWTITYPSYQRLVGYKTDGDKSSTEVQGDLAESWTVSPDNLVWEFKLKPGNKFDDGTGVDAAAVKFSFDRLMTLKQGPSGAFPEDMVVEVIDPQTVRFTLKTPFAPFLFTLAHNGASIVNPLVANKGAEANAWLSSHTAGSGPYRLSNWQKGQSLTMEPNPHYAGAKPALKTVVLKIIAEPSVRRLQLERGDLDIIEDMPEDQLGSLASKPGVVVKEFPSLRVTYLYLNNKQGPLTNVDARRAITEAVDYNGIVKGILKGKAELLNGPIPDGMWAYDSSLPNMKQDMPAAMASLAKVPKKITNLSYMYSDKDANWEPIGLTLQAALAPLGINLKLEKTANATLRERVGQADYDIAVGTWSPDFADPYMFMNFWFDSKMQGLQGNRSFYSNPQVDTLIREAATTSDTAKRTELYQQAQKVVLNDSAYVYLYQKSYTLPMRDSVKGYVFNPMLEQVFNLGSMSK; encoded by the coding sequence ATGACCCTCATCAAGACCGTGAACCGCTCCACCGCTTCCCGTACCCTGAAACTGTTGCCTGGCTTGCTCTGCGCAGCCTTGAGCCTTGGCGCCTGGCAAGCGGCGACAGCAGCCACCGCACAGGACACGCTAGTCATCGGCAAACCCGCCGACCCGCAGACCCTCGACCCGGCCGTGACGTTTGACAACAACGACTGGACCATCACCTACCCGTCTTACCAGCGGCTGGTGGGCTACAAGACCGACGGCGACAAGAGCAGCACCGAAGTCCAGGGAGACCTGGCCGAGAGCTGGACTGTTTCCCCGGACAATCTGGTCTGGGAATTCAAACTCAAGCCCGGCAACAAGTTCGATGACGGCACGGGCGTAGACGCTGCGGCCGTCAAGTTTTCCTTCGACCGTCTGATGACCCTCAAGCAAGGGCCGTCCGGTGCATTCCCGGAAGACATGGTGGTGGAGGTGATCGACCCGCAGACCGTGCGTTTCACCCTCAAGACACCGTTCGCGCCCTTCCTGTTCACACTGGCCCACAACGGTGCCTCGATCGTCAATCCGCTGGTGGCCAACAAAGGCGCAGAGGCCAATGCCTGGCTGTCCAGCCACACCGCAGGTTCTGGCCCTTACCGCCTGAGCAACTGGCAGAAAGGCCAGTCGCTGACCATGGAACCGAACCCCCATTACGCCGGTGCCAAACCTGCGCTCAAGACCGTCGTGCTCAAGATCATCGCCGAGCCTTCGGTACGCCGCCTGCAACTGGAGCGCGGTGATCTGGACATTATCGAAGACATGCCTGAAGACCAACTGGGCTCTCTGGCCAGCAAACCGGGCGTCGTGGTCAAGGAGTTCCCGTCGCTGCGGGTCACCTACCTGTACCTGAACAACAAGCAAGGCCCCCTGACCAACGTCGATGCGCGCCGTGCAATCACCGAAGCCGTGGACTACAACGGCATCGTCAAAGGCATCCTGAAGGGCAAGGCCGAACTGCTGAACGGACCGATCCCGGACGGCATGTGGGCCTACGACAGCTCGCTGCCCAACATGAAGCAGGACATGCCTGCGGCCATGGCCAGCCTGGCCAAGGTGCCAAAGAAAATCACCAACCTGAGCTACATGTACTCCGACAAGGACGCCAACTGGGAGCCGATCGGCCTGACCCTGCAAGCCGCCCTCGCCCCTCTGGGCATCAACCTCAAGCTGGAGAAAACCGCCAACGCCACCCTGCGTGAGCGCGTTGGTCAGGCCGACTACGACATCGCCGTCGGCACCTGGAGCCCGGACTTCGCCGACCCGTACATGTTCATGAACTTCTGGTTCGACTCCAAGATGCAGGGCCTGCAGGGCAATCGTTCGTTCTACAGCAACCCGCAGGTCGATACCCTGATCCGCGAAGCCGCCACCACCAGCGACACCGCCAAACGCACCGAGCTGTACCAGCAGGCGCAGAAAGTGGTGCTCAACGACAGCGCCTACGTTTACCTCTATCAGAAGAGCTACACCCTGCCGATGCGTGATTCGGTCAAGGGCTACGTGTTCAACCCGATGCTCGAACAGGTGTTCAACCTGGGCAGCATGAGCAAGTAA
- the ddpX gene encoding D-alanyl-D-alanine dipeptidase has protein sequence MNQCVANPSPLVEIDVEQYQVQIEMIYATADNLAGKIIYPTARCQLHRDAAVCLRKASQLANLAGYSLLIYDAYRPPYAQFLLWEALPNGDYVRDPHLGSHHSRGVAVDLTLVDDNGQPLDMGTAFDAMEDKSHQFYPDLPVNVQRNRLLLLGIMLGAGFQAIPTEWWHFELPNADDYPLLHE, from the coding sequence GTGAACCAATGCGTTGCCAACCCAAGCCCGCTCGTTGAAATCGATGTCGAGCAGTACCAGGTGCAGATCGAAATGATCTACGCCACTGCCGACAACCTGGCCGGCAAAATCATCTACCCGACGGCCCGTTGCCAGTTGCACCGCGATGCAGCCGTCTGTTTGCGCAAGGCCAGCCAGCTGGCGAATCTGGCGGGCTACAGCCTGCTCATCTATGACGCCTATCGCCCGCCCTATGCCCAGTTTTTGCTATGGGAGGCATTGCCCAACGGCGACTACGTGCGCGATCCGCATCTGGGCTCTCACCACAGTCGCGGTGTTGCCGTGGACCTGACCCTTGTGGACGACAACGGCCAGCCGCTGGACATGGGCACCGCGTTCGACGCGATGGAAGACAAGTCCCACCAGTTCTACCCCGACCTGCCGGTCAACGTGCAGCGCAATCGCCTGCTGTTACTGGGCATCATGCTGGGCGCGGGCTTCCAGGCGATCCCTACGGAGTGGTGGCATTTCGAGCTGCCCAACGCAGACGATTACCCCTTGCTCCACGAGTAA